A DNA window from Porphyromonas gingivalis ATCC 33277 contains the following coding sequences:
- a CDS encoding tetratricopeptide repeat protein gives MTDRFLRILRLSALCLLFSTLLPPLFGQPTTARQDSLPADYTRLIDRSFEALGQGNLELAEQALRQAIKAYPDLPSGYALMNNLGAIQQRQGKPEEALLTYSAALQKLPDDKLLRTNRAMLLTEMGRTDEAIFDYNELLRAEPDNEIFHYGRAMLYLAKGMYGDAESDLEEILRINDSSLKARLGIALVATMKGEYDKAERLYNYVIDKLPKNAAAYEGRARLFLNKGMKGYALRDINKAFECATPPAASLFVLRGEINAAIGDKKAAADDYAAAESRGYSKESLDVLRAALRK, from the coding sequence ATGACGGATAGATTCCTGCGCATCCTTCGGCTTTCGGCCCTTTGCCTGCTCTTTTCGACCCTTCTGCCGCCACTCTTCGGACAGCCAACTACCGCCCGACAGGACAGCCTGCCGGCAGACTACACACGGCTCATCGACCGCTCCTTCGAAGCCCTCGGACAGGGCAACCTCGAGCTGGCCGAGCAAGCACTCCGTCAGGCCATCAAAGCCTATCCCGACCTGCCCTCCGGCTATGCCCTGATGAACAACCTCGGTGCCATCCAGCAGAGACAGGGCAAGCCGGAAGAAGCCCTGCTCACCTACAGCGCAGCCCTGCAAAAGCTCCCCGACGACAAGCTCCTGCGCACGAACAGAGCCATGCTCCTGACCGAAATGGGACGGACGGACGAAGCCATATTCGACTACAACGAACTGCTCAGGGCAGAGCCGGACAACGAGATCTTCCACTACGGCAGAGCCATGCTCTACCTGGCCAAAGGAATGTACGGCGATGCCGAGTCGGATCTGGAAGAAATCCTCCGCATCAATGACTCCTCGCTCAAAGCCCGTCTCGGCATCGCCCTGGTGGCAACGATGAAAGGCGAATACGACAAAGCCGAACGGCTCTACAACTACGTGATAGACAAACTCCCGAAAAACGCCGCAGCCTACGAAGGGCGCGCCCGCCTCTTCCTGAACAAGGGAATGAAAGGCTACGCCCTGCGCGACATCAACAAAGCCTTCGAATGCGCCACACCGCCTGCCGCCTCCCTCTTCGTGCTGCGAGGCGAGATCAACGCCGCCATAGGCGACAAGAAAGCGGCGGCCGACGATTACGCCGCAGCCGAGAGTCGCGGCTATAGCAAGGAGAGCCTCGACGTCCTACGCGCAGCCCTCCGCAAATAA
- a CDS encoding DUF6261 family protein, which translates to MTAEIFSFSRLQNLEHYRFAKNVLTLCRTANIAKLNPKLPELEKAIEMEDLALNPPVANELTPQVIALDEERDRAYQALMSRVRSYAFDEDSQLRNAAARIEDVAARYGNVIRMNYDKETAAIENFLTDLKGENIRPLVTKLGVTALVDRLEKNNKAFADFFLRRLSTDQRGKYDVKALRAETDRTLVAVVRRMDSIDDMEPSPEIRALIELYNRLVANRRALLARRASYGEAAVEKRRAEIAEMLRPLLARIVEEKKTAVFAGRTLGTGKNRHYLITFVAENGDEEDRWYRINGEQLVYVPEDELPKPKKKKKPASSTDTPSEPPVLPDPSQGGSSSGGGEQGSTGGGL; encoded by the coding sequence ATGACTGCAGAAATTTTCTCGTTTTCCCGGCTCCAAAATTTGGAGCACTACCGTTTTGCCAAGAATGTGCTGACGCTCTGTCGCACGGCAAATATCGCTAAACTGAATCCCAAACTGCCCGAGCTGGAAAAGGCTATCGAAATGGAGGATTTGGCTCTGAATCCGCCCGTCGCGAACGAGCTGACGCCTCAGGTCATAGCCCTCGACGAGGAACGCGACAGAGCCTATCAGGCGCTGATGTCGCGCGTGCGTTCGTATGCTTTCGACGAGGACAGCCAGCTGCGCAACGCGGCAGCCAGAATCGAAGACGTGGCCGCTCGCTACGGCAACGTGATCCGAATGAACTATGACAAGGAGACGGCCGCGATAGAGAATTTCCTCACCGATCTCAAGGGCGAGAACATTCGCCCCCTCGTAACGAAACTCGGCGTGACGGCACTCGTTGACAGACTGGAAAAGAACAATAAGGCCTTCGCCGACTTCTTCCTCCGCCGTCTGAGCACCGACCAACGAGGCAAATATGACGTGAAGGCACTCCGTGCCGAGACCGACCGCACATTGGTAGCCGTGGTGCGCCGCATGGACTCCATCGACGACATGGAGCCGAGCCCGGAGATCCGTGCGCTCATCGAGCTCTACAACCGACTCGTGGCCAATCGCCGCGCTCTCTTGGCTCGTCGCGCCAGCTACGGAGAAGCAGCCGTGGAGAAGCGTCGTGCCGAGATCGCCGAGATGCTCCGCCCCCTGCTCGCCCGGATCGTGGAGGAGAAGAAGACGGCCGTCTTTGCCGGTCGCACCCTCGGCACGGGCAAGAACCGCCACTATCTCATCACATTCGTAGCCGAGAACGGCGACGAGGAGGATCGCTGGTACCGCATCAACGGGGAGCAACTCGTCTATGTGCCCGAAGACGAACTCCCCAAGCCGAAGAAAAAGAAGAAACCCGCAAGCAGCACGGACACTCCATCCGAGCCGCCCGTCCTGCCGGATCCATCGCAAGGAGGCAGCAGTAGCGGCGGTGGCGAGCAAGGCTCTACCGGCGGCGGACTCTGA
- a CDS encoding type II restriction enzyme — MSKSKNDLAWEAIFERYSLLDELAKNGRVSISSEKINEFRESRLMTKFDHRSQLPDLFGKHKLSILPTSRGTYEIGPFETFCDFNKDEIGIMSMPFRSDLESIDYKDITSESAAINCAFVCSILQDFTGEEALFPTVSGRMGSSSFEFTINSGSKKVKIDVENSQIEIDGGYEGENSLALIEAKNYISDDFLIRQLYYPYRLWSNKITKRVRPIFLTYSNGIFHLREYEFSAPELYNSIRLVQHKK, encoded by the coding sequence ATGAGTAAATCTAAAAATGATCTCGCATGGGAGGCGATTTTTGAGCGATATTCTCTCTTAGACGAGCTCGCGAAAAACGGGCGAGTATCGATCTCCTCTGAGAAGATTAACGAGTTCAGAGAATCTCGTCTAATGACAAAGTTCGATCACCGTTCTCAGCTTCCTGATTTGTTTGGCAAACACAAACTGTCGATCTTGCCGACATCCAGAGGTACTTATGAAATTGGACCGTTTGAGACTTTTTGTGATTTCAATAAAGACGAAATAGGGATCATGTCTATGCCATTCCGCTCTGACTTAGAAAGTATAGACTACAAAGACATTACAAGCGAATCAGCTGCGATCAACTGCGCATTTGTTTGTAGTATATTGCAGGACTTCACAGGAGAAGAAGCTTTATTCCCGACTGTTTCTGGTCGAATGGGCTCCTCTTCTTTTGAGTTTACAATTAATTCTGGATCAAAAAAAGTCAAAATTGATGTGGAAAACTCACAGATTGAGATTGATGGAGGATATGAAGGCGAAAACTCTTTAGCCTTAATCGAAGCAAAGAATTATATCTCTGATGATTTTTTGATCAGACAACTATACTATCCATATAGACTATGGAGCAATAAAATCACCAAACGAGTTCGTCCGATTTTTCTTACCTACTCAAATGGAATATTTCATTTGAGAGAATACGAGTTCTCCGCACCTGAATTATATAATTCCATTCGTCTGGTACAGCACAAAAAATGA
- a CDS encoding DNA adenine methylase — translation MAKNKLIAPFLKWVGGKRQLIPEIKNLLPKGILSHPYYEPFIGGGALLFELQPKNATINDYNEELINVYKVIRDNPHELIEDLKKHKNTAEYFYEIRAIDRNPLFINLTDIERASRIIYLNKTCYNGLYRVNNAGEFNSPFGKYKNPNIVNEPVIKAVSKYLNTAKIQIFNGDYQTILKDIPRSSFVYLDPPYHPISQSANFTGYVQGGWDEKDQIRLRNVCNTLNERGIKFLLSNSSSDFIKEIYSDYNIYVVQATRAVNSDSSKRGQVSEFLINNYE, via the coding sequence ATGGCAAAAAACAAACTTATAGCACCATTTCTGAAATGGGTAGGAGGGAAAAGGCAACTTATCCCAGAGATCAAAAATTTATTACCAAAAGGCATTTTGAGCCATCCTTACTATGAGCCTTTCATAGGAGGGGGAGCTTTATTGTTTGAACTACAGCCCAAAAACGCTACAATAAATGATTATAATGAAGAACTGATCAATGTCTATAAAGTCATAAGAGATAACCCGCACGAACTTATTGAAGACTTGAAAAAACATAAGAATACAGCCGAATATTTTTATGAAATCAGAGCAATAGATAGAAATCCTCTTTTTATCAACCTTACCGATATAGAAAGAGCATCACGGATTATATATCTAAACAAAACTTGCTATAATGGTTTATATAGGGTCAATAATGCAGGAGAGTTCAATTCTCCATTTGGGAAATATAAAAACCCAAACATTGTAAATGAGCCTGTGATCAAAGCCGTTAGCAAGTACCTAAACACGGCAAAGATTCAAATATTCAACGGAGACTATCAAACGATTTTAAAAGATATACCGAGAAGCTCTTTCGTGTATTTAGATCCACCGTATCATCCCATTTCGCAGAGTGCTAATTTTACAGGATACGTACAAGGAGGTTGGGATGAAAAGGATCAAATCAGACTAAGGAATGTTTGCAATACATTGAACGAAAGAGGAATCAAATTCCTTTTGTCGAATTCTTCGTCTGACTTTATAAAAGAAATATACTCTGATTATAATATCTATGTTGTTCAAGCAACCCGAGCAGTAAACTCCGATTCATCAAAAAGAGGACAAGTGAGTGAATTTTTAATCAACAACTATGAGTAA
- a CDS encoding sugar transferase, with product MTRMQLHRLRYLLADVFGIVASYLSYNTLRYLTEEQERIYSTLSEYLFNAKSLWVGILYLLFWLSLFALSGYYNKPIAKSRISELLTTVASVLVGSVVVFLLLVVDDIVHDTALYLRLFFMMVATVLPWVYFPRLWVTTFGIKERKKTKGYHRVLLIGSGTIAEETASWLKSVNDMATTRLHFVPPTTREGFEQSLKSFATLVAEAVKESKPHQIILAVDCPDASFISLLLYQLYPFHMPVCVPMRSMLFAGAKVNVQGMKGEPMVDMTATNMSECAKSIKWFADRLFSLLMLILLIPVYAVIAVLVKRSSRGPVFFGQERIGLHGRPFTIYKFRTMYLDAEKDGPSLSFDGDSRVTPIGRILRKYRMDELPQFWNVLRGDMSFVGPRPERAFYIRQLVERAPYYYLLHNVRPGITSWGMVRYGYASTLDEMLERLQYDFLYYENMSLRLDIEVLLYTCQTIFKGLGK from the coding sequence ATGACACGTATGCAGCTACACCGCCTGCGCTATCTGCTGGCAGATGTCTTCGGTATTGTGGCTTCCTATTTGAGCTACAATACGCTGCGTTACCTCACGGAAGAGCAAGAGCGCATATACTCCACTCTGTCCGAATATCTCTTCAACGCCAAGAGCCTGTGGGTGGGGATCCTCTATCTGCTTTTCTGGCTCTCTCTCTTCGCCCTCTCGGGATACTACAACAAACCCATAGCCAAAAGCCGAATATCCGAACTGCTGACGACCGTGGCGTCGGTGCTGGTCGGATCCGTCGTCGTCTTTCTGCTGCTCGTGGTGGACGACATCGTACACGACACGGCGCTCTACCTGCGGCTCTTCTTTATGATGGTGGCGACTGTGTTGCCTTGGGTATATTTCCCCCGTCTATGGGTGACGACCTTCGGCATCAAAGAGCGAAAAAAGACAAAGGGTTATCATCGGGTGCTGCTCATCGGGAGCGGCACGATAGCCGAAGAGACGGCTTCGTGGCTGAAGTCCGTAAACGACATGGCCACCACGCGGCTCCACTTCGTCCCTCCGACGACGAGAGAGGGATTCGAGCAGTCGCTCAAGTCCTTTGCCACGCTTGTCGCCGAAGCGGTGAAAGAGAGCAAGCCCCATCAGATCATCCTCGCCGTGGATTGCCCCGATGCCAGCTTCATCAGTCTGCTCCTTTACCAGCTCTATCCCTTCCACATGCCGGTATGCGTGCCGATGCGCAGCATGCTTTTCGCCGGAGCCAAAGTAAATGTACAGGGGATGAAAGGAGAGCCTATGGTGGACATGACGGCCACCAACATGAGCGAATGCGCCAAGAGCATCAAGTGGTTCGCCGACCGGCTGTTCTCCCTTTTGATGTTGATTCTGCTGATTCCGGTCTATGCCGTGATCGCCGTTCTGGTCAAGCGTTCGTCGAGAGGCCCCGTCTTCTTCGGACAGGAGCGTATCGGACTTCACGGCCGGCCGTTTACGATCTATAAGTTTCGCACCATGTACCTCGATGCCGAGAAGGACGGCCCGAGTCTCAGCTTCGATGGCGATTCGCGGGTCACACCCATCGGGCGCATCTTGCGCAAATACCGGATGGACGAATTGCCTCAGTTCTGGAATGTGCTTCGGGGCGATATGAGCTTCGTGGGGCCGCGCCCCGAACGGGCTTTCTACATCCGGCAACTCGTGGAGCGTGCTCCCTACTACTATCTGCTGCACAATGTCCGTCCGGGCATCACCTCCTGGGGCATGGTACGATACGGCTATGCTTCCACTCTGGATGAAATGCTGGAACGCCTGCAATACGATTTTCTGTACTACGAGAATATGAGCCTCAGGCTGGATATAGAAGTACTGTTATATACTTGCCAAACGATTTTTAAAGGATTGGGGAAATGA
- a CDS encoding DUF6261 family protein — protein sequence MTVENLRLQRLQNLEHYRFAKNVLTLCRTANIAKLNPKLPELEKAIEMEDLALNPPVANELTPQVIALDEERDRAYQALMSRVRSYAFDEDSQLRNAAARIEDVAARYGNVIRMNYDKETAAIENFLTDLKGENIRPLVTKLGVTALVDRLEKNNKAFADFFLRRLSTDQRGKYDVKALRAETDRTLVAVVRRMDSIDDMEPSPEIRALIELYNRLVANRRALLARRASYGEAAVEKRRAEIAEMLRPLLARIVEEKKTAVFAGRTLGTGKNRHYLITFVAENGDEEDRWYRINGEQLVYVPEDELPKPKKKKKPASSTDTPSEPPVLPDPSQGGSSSGGGEQGSTGGGL from the coding sequence ATGACTGTAGAAAATTTGCGTCTGCAGCGGCTCCAAAATTTGGAGCACTACCGTTTTGCCAAGAATGTGCTGACGCTCTGTCGCACGGCAAATATCGCTAAACTGAATCCCAAACTGCCCGAGCTGGAAAAGGCTATCGAAATGGAGGATTTGGCTCTGAATCCGCCCGTCGCGAACGAGCTGACGCCTCAGGTCATAGCCCTCGACGAGGAACGCGACAGAGCCTATCAGGCGCTGATGTCGCGCGTGCGTTCGTATGCTTTCGACGAGGACAGCCAGCTGCGCAACGCGGCAGCCAGAATCGAAGACGTGGCCGCTCGCTACGGCAACGTGATCCGAATGAACTATGACAAGGAGACGGCCGCGATAGAGAATTTCCTCACCGATCTCAAGGGCGAGAACATTCGCCCCCTCGTAACGAAACTCGGCGTGACGGCACTCGTTGACAGACTGGAAAAGAACAATAAGGCCTTCGCCGACTTCTTCCTCCGCCGTCTGAGCACCGACCAACGAGGCAAATATGACGTGAAGGCACTCCGTGCCGAGACCGACCGCACATTGGTAGCCGTGGTGCGCCGCATGGACTCCATCGACGACATGGAGCCGAGCCCGGAGATCCGTGCGCTCATCGAGCTCTACAACCGACTCGTGGCCAATCGCCGCGCTCTCTTGGCTCGTCGCGCCAGCTACGGAGAAGCAGCCGTGGAGAAGCGTCGTGCCGAGATCGCCGAGATGCTCCGCCCCCTGCTCGCCCGGATCGTGGAGGAGAAGAAGACGGCCGTCTTTGCCGGTCGCACCCTCGGCACGGGCAAGAACCGCCACTATCTCATCACATTCGTAGCCGAGAACGGCGACGAGGAGGATCGCTGGTACCGCATCAACGGGGAGCAACTCGTCTATGTGCCCGAAGACGAACTCCCCAAGCCGAAGAAAAAGAAGAAACCCGCAAGCAGCACGGACACTCCATCCGAGCCGCCCGTCCTGCCGGATCCATCGCAAGGAGGCAGCAGTAGCGGCGGTGGCGAGCAAGGCTCTACCGGCGGCGGACTCTGA
- a CDS encoding chloride channel protein: protein MKDKETSRYGWFLHFLLWRERHINERLFLIILSLIIGILSAFAAVLLKNTIHIIQHFAFDRIRETSYLYLIFPVVGILITWLFVRYVVRDDIGHGVTKILFAISQRKSRIKPHNMWSSLAASSITIGFGGSVGAESPIVLTGAAIGSNLGRLFRMEQKTLMLLVGCGAAGAISGIFKAPITGLVFVIEVLLLDLTMSSVLPLLISSVSAAAVSYIITGQGAMFSFTLNDPFSMDRIPYALLLGVFCGLVSFYFSKVMFVFESKLKNFPHYRQRYLISAFILCGLIFLFPPLYGEGYDTINALLGGQYSSLMDGSLFEPYSNSYWVLFVFLGFIIITKVFASVATNSGGGCGGLFAPSLFMGALSGFIFAYALNFFPFIEVYLPQKNFALLGMAGVMAAVMHAPLTGIFLIAELTGGYNLFLPLMLVSTSSYATIRLFMPHSIYSLRLAQKGKLLTHQKDKAVLTLMTLDAVIEKDFEPVKPDMTLGDVVHVFGISHRNVFPVLDENNLLMGLVLLDNIRNIMFRPELYERFKVSRFMVSPPAKIVNTMSMETIMRIFDDTKAWNLPVIDEQGCYLGFVSKSKIFNSYREVLVETFSGD, encoded by the coding sequence ATGAAGGATAAGGAAACGAGTCGCTACGGGTGGTTCTTGCACTTCCTCCTTTGGCGCGAAAGGCACATAAACGAAAGGCTTTTTCTCATCATCTTGAGCCTCATTATCGGTATCCTCTCGGCTTTTGCCGCCGTTCTGCTCAAGAATACGATACACATCATCCAGCACTTCGCATTCGACCGCATTCGCGAAACGAGCTATCTCTATCTCATTTTCCCCGTCGTGGGTATTTTGATCACGTGGCTATTTGTGCGCTACGTGGTTCGGGACGACATCGGCCATGGGGTGACGAAGATTTTGTTTGCGATCTCTCAGCGCAAAAGCCGCATCAAGCCGCACAATATGTGGAGCTCGCTTGCAGCCAGTTCCATTACGATCGGCTTCGGCGGATCGGTCGGAGCCGAATCCCCCATCGTACTGACGGGGGCTGCCATCGGCTCCAACCTCGGCCGGCTCTTCCGCATGGAGCAGAAGACGCTGATGCTCCTCGTGGGGTGTGGGGCCGCAGGTGCCATTTCGGGGATCTTCAAGGCTCCGATCACGGGGTTGGTATTCGTCATCGAAGTCCTCCTGCTGGATCTGACCATGTCGTCCGTGCTGCCGCTGCTGATCAGCTCGGTCAGTGCCGCCGCCGTATCCTATATTATCACGGGGCAGGGAGCCATGTTCAGCTTTACGCTCAACGATCCTTTTTCGATGGATCGCATCCCCTATGCTCTGCTACTGGGTGTATTCTGCGGACTGGTATCTTTCTACTTCTCCAAGGTCATGTTCGTCTTCGAGAGCAAACTCAAGAACTTTCCACACTATCGCCAACGCTACCTCATATCAGCCTTTATCCTCTGCGGTCTGATCTTCCTTTTCCCTCCGCTATACGGTGAGGGCTACGATACGATCAACGCCCTGCTCGGCGGCCAGTACAGCTCTTTGATGGATGGCAGCCTGTTCGAGCCGTATTCCAATTCCTATTGGGTGCTGTTCGTTTTCCTCGGATTTATCATCATCACGAAGGTGTTCGCTTCCGTAGCCACCAATTCGGGCGGAGGCTGCGGCGGACTTTTCGCGCCCAGTCTGTTCATGGGAGCACTGAGCGGATTCATCTTTGCCTATGCGCTGAACTTCTTTCCCTTCATCGAGGTCTATCTGCCACAGAAAAACTTTGCTCTCCTCGGCATGGCCGGAGTGATGGCCGCGGTCATGCACGCGCCGCTGACAGGTATTTTCCTGATCGCCGAGCTGACCGGCGGATACAATCTTTTCCTTCCGCTCATGCTCGTGAGTACGAGTTCGTACGCCACCATCCGCCTTTTCATGCCGCACAGCATCTATTCGCTCCGTTTGGCACAGAAAGGAAAGCTGCTGACGCATCAGAAAGACAAGGCCGTGCTGACGCTTATGACGCTGGATGCGGTGATAGAAAAGGATTTCGAACCGGTCAAACCCGATATGACTCTGGGAGATGTCGTACACGTGTTCGGTATCAGCCATCGCAATGTCTTCCCCGTCCTGGACGAGAACAACCTGCTGATGGGGCTGGTATTGCTGGACAATATCCGCAATATCATGTTCCGGCCGGAGCTGTATGAGAGATTCAAGGTCAGCCGCTTCATGGTTTCTCCTCCGGCCAAAATAGTCAATACGATGTCCATGGAGACCATCATGCGGATCTTCGACGACACCAAGGCTTGGAACCTGCCTGTCATAGACGAGCAGGGATGTTATCTCGGATTCGTGTCCAAATCCAAGATCTTCAACTCTTACAGGGAGGTATTGGTGGAGACGTTCTCCGGCGATTGA
- a CDS encoding DUF7226 domain-containing protein encodes MVKEPQIPFPQADSFERVINLCELLKQRGFISKYDITQNYDFDHRQTDYYSNAAKYLGLIKDARENRNIGYTLTQKGLQVFNPSISIVNRQLEFVKLILEHAAFQETLKLYFDKGEVPTKDEVVVIMKNNGLYKIDSDTTYKRRAATIISWINWILGLIE; translated from the coding sequence GTGGTAAAAGAGCCTCAAATTCCTTTCCCGCAAGCAGATAGTTTCGAACGCGTAATCAATCTTTGTGAGCTTTTGAAACAAAGAGGTTTTATCAGCAAATATGATATTACTCAAAATTACGATTTTGACCACCGACAGACCGATTACTATTCAAACGCCGCAAAGTATTTAGGATTAATAAAAGATGCTCGCGAAAACAGAAATATCGGATACACATTAACTCAAAAAGGGCTACAGGTATTTAATCCGTCTATTTCTATTGTTAATAGACAGTTAGAGTTTGTAAAACTCATATTAGAGCATGCAGCATTTCAAGAAACACTAAAACTATATTTTGACAAGGGAGAGGTCCCTACAAAGGACGAAGTGGTTGTAATAATGAAAAATAACGGATTATATAAGATTGATTCAGATACAACATACAAACGAAGGGCTGCGACGATTATTTCTTGGATAAATTGGATTTTAGGATTAATCGAGTAA
- a CDS encoding mechanosensitive ion channel family protein has protein sequence MGLKILFPLQNLPVDTTKVNKIAEVVSPEALKQIKEIKPSQWTELLTQWGGKALSFGIKVLIALVAFYLGKLLLNALVKWLDRIMVRRSFEPAARTFLRSFANIGGFVLLIVIIISTLGFQPVSLAALLASVGVAVGMGLSGQLQNLAGGLIVLLTKPFKVGDYIVSNNVEGVVDGVTLFHTTVMTFENKYIFIPNGLLSSNVIINYSRMAVRRNEWIIGIEYNEDFDRVKTLLLRLIDEEPRIIKDPLPAVVLKELADSSVRVMARAWCATDDLWNVYWDINERIYSEFNRQGIAFPFPQLTIHGSAAGQERRGKSTEAQSPENVSTNTSL, from the coding sequence ATGGGTTTGAAAATCCTTTTCCCACTGCAAAATCTTCCCGTTGATACAACTAAAGTCAATAAAATAGCAGAAGTCGTTTCGCCCGAAGCACTCAAGCAAATCAAAGAGATCAAGCCTTCGCAATGGACGGAGCTGCTCACGCAGTGGGGCGGCAAGGCGTTGAGCTTCGGTATCAAGGTGCTCATCGCCCTGGTGGCTTTCTATCTGGGCAAGCTGCTGCTGAATGCTCTTGTCAAGTGGCTCGATCGGATCATGGTTCGTCGTTCGTTCGAGCCGGCAGCGCGTACTTTCCTTCGCTCCTTTGCCAATATCGGGGGCTTTGTGCTGCTGATCGTCATCATTATCTCCACATTGGGTTTCCAACCGGTTTCGCTCGCGGCCTTGCTGGCTTCGGTGGGTGTGGCTGTCGGGATGGGTCTGAGCGGACAGCTTCAGAATCTGGCCGGCGGTCTGATCGTGCTGCTGACTAAACCGTTCAAAGTGGGGGACTACATCGTCTCCAACAACGTGGAAGGGGTCGTGGATGGCGTGACGCTTTTCCACACCACGGTAATGACGTTCGAGAACAAGTACATCTTCATCCCCAATGGCTTACTCAGCAGCAATGTGATCATCAACTACAGCCGCATGGCGGTGCGTCGGAACGAATGGATCATCGGGATCGAATACAACGAGGACTTCGATCGGGTGAAAACGCTGCTGCTGCGTCTGATCGATGAGGAACCGCGTATTATCAAAGACCCCCTCCCCGCCGTGGTCTTGAAGGAATTGGCCGACAGCTCTGTGAGGGTGATGGCACGTGCATGGTGTGCGACGGACGACCTGTGGAATGTTTACTGGGATATAAACGAACGAATCTATAGCGAATTCAATCGTCAGGGTATAGCATTCCCGTTCCCGCAGCTTACGATACACGGATCCGCCGCCGGGCAGGAGCGAAGGGGGAAAAGTACGGAAGCTCAATCGCCGGAGAACGTCTCCACCAATACCTCCCTGTAA
- a CDS encoding IS5 family transposase: MAYQSKNTDEHVTFADALLSKRYRKAQNDFLNQVDTLIDWRPIRTLINKKYTKRQNAIGAPAYDVILLFKMLLLETWYNLSDCALEERINDSITFSRFLGLKMEEVSPDHSTISRFRSALTELGLMDKLLAQFNKQLSRHHISVREGVLVDASLVETPHKPNGSITIEVADDREDNRSEAEKEAEEDYQKQVVRQRKGTDEEARWVYKQKRYHYGYKKHCLTNVQGIVQKVITTAANRSDTKEFIPLLEGANIPQGTAVLADKGYACGENRSYLQTHHLQDGIMHKAQRNRALTEEEKQRNKAIGPIRSTIERTFGSIRRWFHGGRCRYRGLAKTHTQNILESIAFNLYRTPGIIMSSSVG, from the coding sequence ATGGCATACCAATCCAAGAATACCGATGAGCATGTAACATTTGCAGACGCACTCCTTTCAAAGCGTTATCGCAAAGCACAAAACGACTTCCTCAATCAGGTTGACACGCTTATCGATTGGCGTCCGATCAGGACGCTGATCAACAAGAAATACACGAAGCGACAAAATGCCATCGGCGCCCCGGCTTATGACGTGATTCTCTTATTCAAGATGTTGCTTTTGGAGACATGGTACAACCTCAGTGATTGTGCTTTGGAGGAGCGCATCAATGATTCAATCACCTTTTCCCGATTCTTGGGGCTGAAGATGGAAGAGGTATCTCCCGACCACAGCACCATCAGTCGATTTCGTTCGGCACTGACAGAGTTGGGTCTCATGGACAAACTATTGGCGCAGTTTAACAAACAACTTTCCCGCCATCACATTTCGGTCAGGGAAGGGGTGCTTGTGGATGCAAGCCTTGTGGAGACGCCGCATAAACCCAACGGAAGCATTACGATTGAAGTCGCAGACGACAGAGAAGACAATCGGAGCGAGGCGGAAAAAGAGGCAGAGGAGGATTATCAAAAACAGGTTGTCCGTCAACGTAAAGGGACGGATGAAGAAGCCCGTTGGGTGTACAAACAAAAGCGTTATCACTACGGATACAAAAAGCATTGTCTGACCAATGTTCAAGGCATTGTTCAAAAGGTGATAACGACAGCAGCGAACCGCAGTGACACAAAGGAGTTTATTCCGCTATTGGAGGGTGCAAACATACCTCAAGGCACAGCCGTCTTGGCGGACAAAGGATATGCTTGCGGGGAAAATCGTTCCTACCTGCAAACCCATCACCTTCAAGACGGCATCATGCACAAGGCACAACGCAACAGGGCATTGACCGAGGAAGAGAAGCAACGAAACAAAGCAATCGGTCCGATACGGAGCACCATCGAACGCACCTTTGGCAGTATTCGCCGGTGGTTTCATGGCGGACGATGTCGATACCGGGGACTTGCCAAGACCCATACTCAAAACATTCTTGAAAGCATCGCCTTTAATTTATACAGAACCCCGGGGATAATTATGTCCTCATCCGTAGGATAA